One window from the genome of Gambusia affinis linkage group LG14, SWU_Gaff_1.0, whole genome shotgun sequence encodes:
- the LOC122843144 gene encoding uncharacterized protein LOC122843144: MTDPAEKFPAGEASQMRGPGAAAPPTALSGLWHCGSVRRNSRLLPGSVPPGLRSRVPLRLPSLTAKAPRRRSSMARLSLSEPSLLSPGQDLQVDGCSGSRLSSCLQMRPPPPPSFSKPPTLLPCRNCDQQHNQQLQSCGRPAYIHFSRAIRPAARPAPVRRHSHNPDVSAEVLQGNFRRRNSTSCQGETLFVVGKPCFLGCGPRPPAAAGPAGRAQLHVFLPSEAKPEEADRESVDEGFMDELDCRITALKLQNALTNNS; this comes from the exons ATGACAGACCCAGCCGAGAAGTTTCCTGCAGGAGAAGCGTCCCAGATGAGAGGACCCGGTGCCGCTGCTCCCCCCACGGCGCTCAGCGGGCTGTGGCACTGCGGGTCCGTCCGGAGGAACAGCCGCCTGCTGCCCGGCTCTGTGCCGCCTGGACTCCGGAGCAGAGTCCCGCTCAGGCTGCCGTCTCTGACGGCCAAAGCACCCCGCAGGCGGAGCAGCATGGCCCGCCTCAG CCTGAGCGAACCGTCCCTCCTCTCCCCGGGTCAGGACCTCCAGGTGGACGGATGTTCTGGGTCTCGTCTCTCCAGCTGTTTACAGATGcggcctccacctcctccatcCTTCAGCAAACCCCCCACCCTGCTGCCCTGTAGGAACTGCGACCAGCAGCACAACCAGCAGCTCCAGAGCTGCGGCCGACCGGCCTACATCCACTTCTCCCGGGCCATCCGGCCCGCTGCCCGGCCCGCTCCGGTGAGGCGGCACTCACACAACCCGGATGTGAGCGCAGAGGTGCTGCAGGGTAACTTCCGGCGCCGCAACTCCACTTCCTGCCAGGGAGAGACTCTGTTTGTGGTGGGGAAGCCGTGTTTCCTGGGCTGCGGCCCGCGGCCCCCTGCGGCTGCCGGGCCTGCGGGTCGAGCTCAGCTCCACGTCTTTCTGCCCAGCGAGGCCAAACCGGAGGAGGCGGACAGGGAATCCGTGGATGAAGGTTTCATGGATGAGCTGGACTGCAGGATTACAGCTCTGAAGCTGCAGAACGCCCTCACCAACAACTCctag